In Spirosoma pollinicola, the genomic window TACCGAACTGCTTGGGAATCGTTTTTACGTATAATAGATTTGGTTTCTCCTCAAGAACAACCACTTCGGATGAGTTTCCATAGGTATCGCCCGCCTGAATTGGATCCCAGCCAAGGTGCCATCCCCATCGATCCGAATAATCAATTGGACCACTATATAGAGCAATCTGGATTTGTCGGCCAAGATCAGGATTGTTAACCATATTGGCGGTACTCACTTTACCACCATGACTATCCAGAAAGGCAAGATATGTAATGGCGCCACCGTAGTTAGTGTTGACACCAACCTTAATCTGGCCGTTTTCAATGGTATGAAGACCATCGGCTCCTCTGCGAAGCAATGGAGGAGCCGATGGAGTATGGGTAGCCGAAATGCGGGGTTGGGCATTTACTCCCCCTATTATCAGAATTACGGCAAAAACAGTGCTGTATGTTAACCGTAATAAGGTCCAAAAAAAAGGAAGGATCATAATTAAAGTACATTTTCGTGTACCTTATGACCCATTGGCAAATATTATGCCAAAATAAATTTACAAATTAACAGTTAAGTATCACTTTCATTTACCTAACAAACTGTTTCAAGGCTACATCTGACAAACTTCCCGATTGAATCAGTAAACGGTAACGAAACGTAACAGATTGACCAGACGGTAACGTGTAGTTCATAGCGGCTGCTTTGCCATTGCTGAATACAGATGGTGCCAGTGGATTGGCCGCAAACAGACCATAACCCCTTGCGTGCCAATAGGTTGGGTAGCCAACGTTTTTCGGATTGTCCATCAACACTATCGATACAGCTTCATTCCCGACAGTGCCGGTTAGTTTGGTCCAGGGAGCGCGAGTACCCCAAACAGCATCGCCTTCCACGCCCTCGCTGGTGTGGTAAAGTCCGGTTATACCGGCATTATCCAGCGTAGGCACTTTCGTTGCCACGCCCTGCGCATCGGTAAAAACCTCGGGCTTCGTTGATGGGTGTTCGAGCTGACGGGCCAGGCGCAAAGCGATCATCCCTTCTTTATTGTCTTTAAAAACGACCTCTTTGTCAAGCGCTTTCAGGGTTGTGACCCGGTCAATAATACGTTTATCGGCACCTGCGCCAAAGATATAGGTCGTTGTTTCCTGGAGCATAGGCTTACTATCTTTATCGAGCCAGTCGGCGGTAACGACCAGTTCGGCTTGTCCTTTGCCGCTTTTCATGGACTTTACTCCCGTGTGAACAATCGTCCCAAATGGTCCCTTGTGTTCCGGCCCGATTTCGATGGAATTATTCCAGAAATCATGTCCGTTTACATCGCCGTAATTAAACCACATACCCACATGGTGCGGGTGGTCGATGCGCTCGCCCGGACGAGGGTCAAGTGGCCAGCCACGCGTTATAAAATTCCCCCCTGCGGTCAGAATCGGATACAGAACCGGTTTTTTCAGCACCGTTGGGCCTGGATAGATGTAGGCCGTAAAGGGTTTTCCGTCTACCATAACTGTAACCTTCTTTTGGGCTTCGTTATGCGTAAGCTGAATCTGGTTCGACTGAGCCCGGCTGGTTAGGATTGAGCCCGCCAATAAACAGGAAAAGAGAATATAGCGCATTGTATTGTTCATTAATCGACTTTATAAACTTCGTTTTCTGGAAAGGCAATCAAATAAATCGCCCCGACCTAAAAAAGCCGGGGCGACCGAAATGCTACTGAGTTAAGCGATATAAAAGCCTGTTCTCTTTAGTTTCCTAACAAAATTTTATTTGTTACATCCTGATCAATAGTGATATAGCCAGGATAATTAACCTGCTTACCCAGCATATCCAGCGTTGGTTTGATCCGAATGGTCAGTTTTGAGGGCTGCGTACCGCTTGCTCCAGACAGGTTCTGTACCAACTGCGTAAAGGCATCGCGCGTCTTGCTATCCGTAAGCAGTTGGTAAGCGTTGGTATTTAACCGAATCGGAACGCGGGTATGTCCACCACCGGGCTGCACTTCGATACGCTGATTCAGGAAGCCGTTGAACAACTCCTGACCAGCCAGCAAAATCCGGTATTCCAATTGATTTATACCCGCCAGCTTGTTGGTTGGATTGGTAATATCGATGTTCAGACGAGCGTCCAGCGGCACATTTCGTGTTAACAGACCGGCGGCCAGTCTTGGATAGCGGGCAGGGTTAATATCTTCCAGTTT contains:
- a CDS encoding DUF6807 domain-containing protein, encoding MRYILFSCLLAGSILTSRAQSNQIQLTHNEAQKKVTVMVDGKPFTAYIYPGPTVLKKPVLYPILTAGGNFITRGWPLDPRPGERIDHPHHVGMWFNYGDVNGHDFWNNSIEIGPEHKGPFGTIVHTGVKSMKSGKGQAELVVTADWLDKDSKPMLQETTTYIFGAGADKRIIDRVTTLKALDKEVVFKDNKEGMIALRLARQLEHPSTKPEVFTDAQGVATKVPTLDNAGITGLYHTSEGVEGDAVWGTRAPWTKLTGTVGNEAVSIVLMDNPKNVGYPTYWHARGYGLFAANPLAPSVFSNGKAAAMNYTLPSGQSVTFRYRLLIQSGSLSDVALKQFVR